One Candidatus Aegiribacteria sp. DNA segment encodes these proteins:
- a CDS encoding GNAT family N-acetyltransferase: MFKGERVLLRPVKKEDIPRQHEFYQDVDIHLLNAGLPHVFPIERAEEMYELCTKKDKYADFFAIEADEKYIGFCSLRHSEIYPGSHVLGITIGDRDYWGQGYGKEVVNLLLHYGFHYLGARRIGLGTNARNERAIKCFQACGFVDEGGPRKMQWIDGDYVDIVYMGILREEWGIIHGDEQNTGEIRKS, translated from the coding sequence ATGTTCAAAGGTGAAAGAGTATTACTCCGCCCAGTGAAAAAGGAAGATATTCCACGACAGCACGAATTTTATCAAGATGTTGATATCCATTTGCTAAACGCTGGCTTACCACATGTCTTTCCGATAGAACGAGCGGAAGAAATGTATGAACTCTGCACAAAGAAGGATAAGTATGCTGATTTCTTTGCGATAGAAGCAGACGAAAAATATATCGGTTTCTGTTCACTGAGGCATTCCGAGATTTATCCTGGTTCTCATGTTCTTGGAATAACCATCGGTGATCGTGATTATTGGGGTCAGGGTTATGGCAAAGAAGTCGTTAACCTCTTGCTACATTATGGCTTCCATTACCTTGGTGCTCGCCGTATTGGTCTGGGAACAAATGCCAGGAATGAAAGAGCAATAAAGTGCTTCCAAGCTTGTGGTTTCGTGGATGAGGGTGGCCCGCGGAAGATGCAATGGATCGATGGTGATTATGTTGATATTGTTTACATGGGTATCCTACGCGAAGAATGGGGAATCATTCACGGAGATGAGCAAAACACGGGTGAA